In Bacteroidales bacterium, one genomic interval encodes:
- a CDS encoding DUF262 domain-containing protein has translation MSKLNVDQKTIFDLLSDKKADFLIPDYQRPYAWDEEQCQTLWDDLFTFSFPNNDYEAFDKNDEYFLGSIVTFKNDNTQSEVIDGQQRLTTIMLILRAFYDKFAHMQDTNSKQTRGRIEKCIWKTDEFGSADKSTLKIDSEVATDKDKHEFLNLLRTGSLKPGSKSQYVNNYQFFEKKIEEFLQGFASYFPYFPARILGNCILLPIEAESQDTALRIFSTLNDRGLPLADADIFKAQFYKYYGDIDKKDDFISEWRTLEEITGSVFYLNTGSPMDEIFARYMYFLRAKEGNKSTTTEALRKFYERNKYQYLQKPETISNIKLLALFWKSISNQDSQRFSNSILKKLFVLTYAPNGMWQNIVSVYFLHNKSPDGALEETEFSFFLYRITAFIYAYAITNPGVNALRTPIYDEMINIVNGVEVTFEKYKFNESQARSFFDNYKFTNQRNITRSMITWYAHTFSEQKLLDLNEIFHLEHIYSKKRQEMEGGLENTAAIESLGNKVLLEGSINIRASDYRFEDKKKIYSGEQRRGKNKEPSKIVEIAELLGFDEFEEKQIIDRNKKILDKFFAFLQRENLIA, from the coding sequence ATGTCAAAACTCAATGTAGATCAAAAAACAATTTTTGACCTGTTATCGGATAAAAAAGCCGATTTCCTTATCCCAGATTATCAGCGCCCATATGCTTGGGATGAAGAGCAATGCCAAACACTTTGGGATGACCTTTTTACATTTTCATTCCCAAATAATGATTACGAGGCATTTGATAAAAACGATGAGTATTTCCTTGGCTCCATTGTTACATTCAAAAATGATAATACACAATCGGAAGTTATAGACGGACAACAGCGCCTGACTACGATAATGCTTATTTTGCGTGCATTCTATGACAAGTTTGCCCATATGCAGGATACCAACTCAAAACAAACACGTGGTCGTATTGAGAAATGCATATGGAAAACTGACGAATTTGGTAGCGCAGATAAATCAACATTAAAAATAGACTCGGAAGTGGCTACAGATAAGGATAAACATGAATTTCTTAATTTATTGAGAACGGGCTCGCTGAAACCTGGAAGCAAAAGCCAATATGTTAATAATTATCAATTTTTTGAAAAAAAAATTGAAGAGTTTTTACAAGGATTTGCTAGCTACTTTCCATATTTTCCAGCAAGGATTTTGGGGAATTGTATTCTCCTACCGATAGAAGCTGAGTCGCAAGACACTGCGCTCAGGATTTTTTCAACTCTCAATGATCGAGGGCTTCCCCTAGCCGATGCGGACATATTCAAAGCGCAGTTCTACAAATATTACGGTGACATAGATAAAAAGGATGACTTTATTTCTGAGTGGAGAACACTTGAAGAAATTACAGGTTCAGTTTTTTATTTAAATACGGGCTCGCCAATGGATGAAATTTTTGCCCGTTATATGTATTTCTTACGCGCCAAAGAAGGAAATAAAAGCACCACTACGGAGGCATTACGCAAATTCTATGAACGTAATAAATACCAATATCTTCAGAAACCTGAGACCATTTCCAATATAAAATTACTAGCCTTATTCTGGAAAAGCATTTCAAATCAAGATAGTCAGAGATTTTCCAACTCTATTCTTAAGAAGCTATTTGTTTTGACTTACGCACCTAATGGTATGTGGCAAAATATAGTTTCAGTATATTTTCTTCATAATAAATCACCTGACGGTGCTTTAGAAGAAACTGAATTCAGTTTCTTCCTATATAGAATTACTGCCTTCATTTATGCGTATGCCATAACAAATCCTGGTGTTAATGCCTTGCGGACACCTATATATGACGAAATGATCAATATTGTAAATGGAGTGGAAGTTACGTTTGAAAAATATAAATTTAATGAAAGCCAGGCCAGATCATTCTTTGATAATTACAAATTCACAAACCAGCGCAATATAACGCGTTCTATGATTACATGGTACGCTCACACATTTTCTGAACAAAAACTTCTTGATTTGAATGAAATATTTCACTTGGAGCACATTTACTCCAAGAAAAGACAAGAAATGGAAGGAGGCCTAGAGAATACGGCAGCTATCGAATCACTTGGGAATAAGGTTCTGCTTGAAGGAAGTATTAATATCCGAGCATCTGATTACCGGTTTGAAGATAAAAAGAAAATATACAGCGGAGAACAGCGGCGTGGAAAAAATAAAGAGCCCAGTAAAATCGTGGAAATAGCCGAACTCCTTGGCTTCGATGAATTTGAAGAGAAGCAGATAATTGATCGTAATAAGAAAATCTTAGATAAATTCTTTGCTTTTCTACAGAGAGAAAATTTAATAGCATAA